In a genomic window of bacterium:
- a CDS encoding ABC transporter ATP-binding protein/permease — translation MIKEIFRIRNYVELKWGYFITGVVFMVLNSLLNGISIFSIVPLMDNIIAGKKILLPEKIPSAISRHLEPVINFLNLLPPADVLKYLIIFIIISIGLKGLFSYLNRYYFNLFGIRLLTDIRNKMYRKMATLSMDFFVYGRAGEITSRLIYDVNLLRQMFVAHLPGIIFQGTLAVVYLVIIFTIDWRMSLLAILIFPPLLYPIYRTGKKLRKLGRKVQESHARIGNLIHEGVYGQQIIKAYNQEEEIINRFTAENERIFKTVMKATRRILLIGPFTEVMSVLGASGLLYYGAMKVMSGSLSSGFLILFFVALFSIISPLKSIGSDYVSIKQDSSALPRIFSFLDTKISVRDTGKEVFSGLKESIEFQGVYFSYGKKEVLKNVSFSLRKGERLGIVGPTGVGKTSLIGLLLRFYEPEQGCILIDGKDIREYKLETLRAHIGFVPQEPILFNDTLKRNIVLSEDPDMEKIRKAVEIAGIKDFIESLPDGYDTIAGERGTSFSGGQKQLVSVARAIYRDPEILILDEATASLDSHSEKILQEAMERIMKGRTVFIIAHRLSTLRSVDRIIVLKEGEIVEEGTHNQLIEKKGEYYHFWELQFH, via the coding sequence ATGATAAAAGAGATATTTAGAATAAGGAACTATGTAGAGTTGAAATGGGGATATTTTATTACAGGTGTGGTCTTTATGGTATTAAATTCTCTCCTGAACGGTATCTCCATATTTTCCATAGTGCCCCTGATGGACAATATCATTGCCGGGAAAAAGATACTGCTTCCGGAAAAAATTCCTTCTGCTATAAGCAGACATTTAGAACCTGTTATAAACTTTTTGAATTTACTTCCCCCCGCTGATGTTCTGAAATATCTTATTATCTTTATAATAATTTCCATTGGGTTGAAAGGACTCTTTTCCTATCTGAACCGTTACTATTTTAACCTTTTTGGAATCCGACTTCTTACTGATATCAGGAATAAAATGTACAGAAAGATGGCAACACTCTCAATGGACTTCTTTGTATATGGGAGGGCAGGAGAGATTACATCCCGGCTGATATATGATGTCAACCTTTTAAGGCAGATGTTTGTGGCACATCTGCCAGGGATTATCTTTCAGGGGACATTGGCAGTAGTGTATCTTGTGATTATTTTTACCATTGACTGGAGAATGAGTTTACTTGCCATCCTGATATTTCCGCCACTTCTTTATCCGATATACAGGACAGGAAAGAAATTGAGGAAGTTAGGAAGAAAGGTTCAGGAGAGCCATGCGAGAATAGGAAATCTTATACATGAAGGGGTGTATGGGCAACAAATCATAAAGGCATATAACCAGGAAGAAGAGATAATTAATAGATTTACTGCGGAAAATGAAAGGATATTCAAAACAGTTATGAAAGCCACCAGAAGAATTCTTCTTATAGGTCCCTTTACAGAGGTTATGTCTGTACTCGGGGCAAGCGGTCTTCTGTATTATGGAGCAATGAAAGTAATGTCGGGTTCTTTAAGTTCCGGCTTTCTCATCCTTTTCTTTGTTGCTCTCTTTTCTATTATAAGTCCTCTTAAAAGTATAGGCAGTGACTATGTAAGTATTAAGCAGGACTCTTCTGCACTACCACGTATATTTTCCTTTCTGGATACGAAGATAAGTGTTAGAGATACAGGTAAAGAGGTCTTTTCAGGATTAAAGGAGAGTATTGAGTTTCAAGGGGTATATTTCTCTTATGGAAAAAAGGAGGTCCTTAAAAATGTTTCTTTTTCCCTCAGAAAAGGAGAGCGGCTCGGTATTGTAGGTCCTACAGGGGTGGGAAAGACATCTCTTATAGGACTTCTTCTAAGATTTTATGAACCAGAACAGGGCTGTATCTTAATAGATGGTAAGGATATAAGGGAATATAAACTGGAAACACTCAGAGCACATATCGGGTTTGTTCCGCAGGAGCCCATACTTTTTAATGATACACTTAAAAGAAATATAGTACTTTCAGAAGACCCTGATATGGAGAAGATTAGAAAAGCAGTGGAGATAGCAGGGATAAAGGACTTCATAGAATCACTTCCTGATGGTTATGATACCATCGCAGGAGAACGGGGAACGTCTTTTTCTGGAGGACAGAAACAACTGGTATCTGTTGCGAGGGCAATATACAGGGACCCGGAAATTCTTATACTTGATGAGGCAACTGCATCCCTTGATAGCCATTCAGAGAAGATTTTGCAGGAAGCGATGGAAAGAATAATGAAAGGAAGGACCGTCTTTATCATCGCACACCGTCTCTCCACGTTAAGAAGTGTTGACAGAATTATTGTCCTTAAAGAGGGTGAGATAGTGGAAGAAGGGACACATAACCAGTTAATTGAAAAGAAGGGTGAGTATTACCACTTCTGGGAATTACAGTTTCATTAG